A genome region from Schistocerca americana isolate TAMUIC-IGC-003095 chromosome 1, iqSchAmer2.1, whole genome shotgun sequence includes the following:
- the LOC124549959 gene encoding CCHC-type zinc finger nucleic acid binding protein-like, producing MSSSVCYKCNRTGHFARECPQGGGFSRGGGGGGGRADPKCYKCNGYGHFARECREEQDRCYRCNAVGHISRDCQQNMDGGPTCYNCNKTGHIARECPESNDYGRSRLSCYNCNRTGHIARNCPDGSGGKSCYNCGKAGHISRDCDQDRP from the coding sequence ATGAGTTCCAGCGTGTGCTACAAATGCAACCGTACAGGACACTTTGCAAGAGAGTGCCCGCAAGGAGGTGGATTTAGCCGCGGTGGAGGAGGCGGCGGTGGGCGAGCTGATCCGAAGTGTTACAAATGTAACGGCTATGGACATTTTGCCCGCGAGTGCCGTGAAGAGCAAGATCGGTGCTACCGGTGCAATGCAGTTGGTCACATCTCAAGAGATTGCCAGCAGAATATGGATGGAGGCCCGACGTGCTACAACTGCAATAAGACGGGGCATATTGCACGAGAATGTCCAGAATCCAATGATTACGGGCGATCAAGACTTTCCTGCTACAACTGCAACCGAACCGGGCACATCGCTCGCAACTGCCCTGATGGATCCGGTGGGAAGAGCTGTTACAACTGTGGCAAGGCCGGCCATATAAGCCGCGACTGTGATCAAGATCGACCCTAA